From a region of the Tiliqua scincoides isolate rTilSci1 chromosome 4, rTilSci1.hap2, whole genome shotgun sequence genome:
- the CD40 gene encoding tumor necrosis factor receptor superfamily member 5 produces MERGRLSGWGWACGCCALLACLVLGQGQKCSSTQYEQNGRCCNKCSPGQKVRTECAGEAETVCEPCARHHFQGSWTREMHCTPHRDCDENAGLVVEIPGNASRNVVCRCKNGTHCSSQECQTCRVNKPCGPGEGVQQEASGASDTVCMVCPHGYFSSSSSATARCQPWSSCETKQLIQKVNGTHVSDVVCADVQTLPESKEESKRIYSLPVVLVSVAAVSILGGGAVLFLWCQNHREPQKYHVNQEPHCQPMEVVFEDDECPALPVQETLPGGQPVAQEDGKDSHLAQQEHP; encoded by the exons TGCTTGgttctggggcaggggcagaAGTGCAGCTCCACACAATATGAGCAGAATGGCCGGTGTTGCAACAAGTGTTCGCCAG GCCAAAAGGTGAGGACTGAATGTGCCGGGGAAGCGGAGACTGTTTGTGAACCGTGTGCACGCCACCACTTCCAAGGCAGCTGGACCCGGGAGATGCACTGCACTCCGCACAGAGACTGTGACGAGA ATGCTGGTTTGGTTGTGGAAATACCTGGGAACGCCTCACGGAATGTAGTATGTCGGTGCAAGAATGGCACACACTGCTCCAGCCAGGAGTGCCAGACCTGCCGGGTCAACAAGCCCTGTGGTCCGGGTGAAGGTGTTCAGCAGGAAG CCAGCGGTGCAAGTGACACGGTCTGCATGGTGTGTCCTCACGGCTACTTCTCCAGTAGCTCGTCTGCCACTGCTCGGTGCCAGCCATGGAGCAG CTGTGAGACCAAACAACTGATCCAGAAAGTGAATGGAACACACGTGTCGGATGTTGTTTGTG CTGATGTCCAGACTCTGCCAGAATCTAAAGAAGAATCCAAAAGAATCTACTCACTACCAGTAGTGCTGGTCTCTGTCGCAGCTGTGAGCATCCTTGGAGGGGGTGCTGTGCTCTTTCTCTGGTGCCAGAATCACAGAG agccccAGAAATATCATGTGAATCAG GAGCCCCACTGTCAGCCGATGGAGGTGGTCTTTGAGGATGACGAGTGCCCTGCTCTGCCAGTGCAAGAGACTCTGCCGGGAGGCCAGCCTGTGGCCCAGGAAGACGGCAAGGACAGCCACCTGGCCCAACAGGAGCACCCCTGA